In the genome of Desulfovibrio desulfuricans, one region contains:
- the hpt gene encoding hypoxanthine phosphoribosyltransferase — protein sequence MPKAKEIKVKELKPVFTPEQIAARIQDLAREIDAVYGDEPVVAVCVLKGGFMFFSDLVRSLHNTKLELDFVRLSSYGKGSSSSKHVIFSKDVEIDICGKHVLIIEDIVDSGHSMRFLLGQFAARKARSLRLAALVDKDERREVDVTVDFAGFKLNQGFIVGYGLDYAERYRMLPGVFEVIPE from the coding sequence ATGCCCAAGGCTAAAGAGATCAAGGTCAAAGAACTGAAACCGGTGTTTACGCCGGAACAGATAGCAGCCCGGATCCAGGATCTGGCCCGCGAGATTGACGCAGTCTACGGTGACGAACCGGTAGTGGCGGTATGCGTGCTCAAGGGCGGCTTTATGTTTTTTAGCGATTTGGTTCGGTCTTTGCATAACACGAAACTGGAGCTGGATTTTGTTCGCCTTTCCAGCTACGGCAAGGGATCCTCAAGCTCCAAGCATGTTATTTTCAGCAAGGATGTAGAGATTGACATTTGCGGCAAGCATGTGCTGATTATTGAGGATATAGTGGACAGCGGGCACAGCATGCGCTTTTTGCTGGGCCAGTTTGCGGCCCGCAAGGCCCGCAGCCTGCGCCTGGCAGCTCTGGTCGACAAGGACGAGCGCCGTGAAGTTGACGTTACGGTCGATTTTGCGGGCTTCAAGTTGAACCAGGGGTTCATTGTGGGCTATGGCCTGGACTACGCCGAGCGTTACCGTATGCTGCCCGGCGTGTTTGAAGTGATTCCCGAGTAG
- a CDS encoding zinc-ribbon and DUF3426 domain-containing protein, whose amino-acid sequence MEIKCPSCASRFNLPDQLAKPGVKLRCSVCKTVFAYEPEVPLAEQGPLPDMPIKKKLPLVKLALVFVLVLACAGGGWWYYTTKGAAKQQSEQDIAKQVELLTMRNVRQYYVDNEKVGKVFVIEGRVVNEFPQPKELITIEAAIYDKDKKALAVKKQLGGVQLSLFQLQVLSEKEMESFLNNKVEILSNNTNVPRGGEVPFMVLFYSPPEGVAEFGVRIIDARDVSEQAASAAGGSEQSK is encoded by the coding sequence ATGGAAATAAAATGTCCCAGTTGCGCTAGCCGCTTTAATTTGCCGGATCAGCTTGCCAAGCCGGGCGTCAAGCTGCGGTGCTCGGTCTGCAAAACGGTTTTTGCCTACGAGCCAGAGGTCCCTCTGGCGGAGCAGGGCCCCCTGCCCGACATGCCCATAAAGAAAAAACTGCCGCTGGTTAAGCTGGCGCTGGTTTTTGTGCTTGTGCTGGCGTGCGCGGGCGGAGGCTGGTGGTACTACACCACAAAGGGCGCTGCCAAGCAGCAGAGCGAGCAGGACATAGCCAAGCAGGTCGAACTGCTTACCATGCGCAATGTGCGGCAGTACTATGTAGATAACGAAAAAGTGGGCAAGGTCTTTGTTATCGAGGGCAGGGTGGTCAACGAATTTCCGCAGCCAAAGGAACTCATAACCATCGAAGCCGCCATTTACGACAAGGATAAAAAAGCGCTGGCCGTTAAAAAACAGCTGGGCGGCGTGCAGCTTTCACTTTTTCAGCTTCAGGTGCTGAGTGAAAAGGAGATGGAATCCTTCCTCAACAACAAGGTAGAGATCCTTTCCAACAACACCAACGTGCCGCGCGGGGGCGAGGTGCCCTTTATGGTGCTTTTTTACTCCCCGCCCGAAGGTGTGGCTGAATTTGGCGTACGGATAATTGATGCCAGGGATGTGTCCGAACAGGCTGCGTCTGCGGCTGGCGGGTCCGAACAATCCAAGTAA
- a CDS encoding N-acetyltransferase — protein sequence MESTLVVRKAHMDDVKSMHGLLLQCAQKGLLLPRALIHLYGHVRNFMVAENAAGEIVGCCALAPVWEDLAEICSLVVRDDLRRMGAGRELVNACLVECRDLHIKKVFALTYQEAFFARLGFKVVDKSVLPQKIWADCVHCAKYPNCDETAVYFELDSAAQEAGETHAQG from the coding sequence ATGGAAAGTACCCTTGTGGTGCGCAAAGCCCACATGGACGACGTCAAGTCCATGCATGGGCTTTTGCTGCAATGCGCCCAAAAAGGGCTCTTGCTGCCCCGTGCCCTGATCCATCTGTACGGGCATGTGCGCAATTTTATGGTTGCCGAGAACGCAGCGGGCGAGATTGTGGGCTGCTGCGCTCTGGCGCCGGTTTGGGAAGACCTTGCCGAAATATGCTCGCTTGTTGTACGCGACGACCTGCGCCGCATGGGCGCGGGCAGGGAGCTGGTAAACGCCTGTCTGGTGGAGTGCCGGGATCTGCACATCAAAAAAGTGTTTGCGCTTACATACCAGGAGGCTTTTTTTGCCCGCCTGGGGTTCAAGGTTGTGGACAAGAGCGTTTTGCCGCAAAAAATCTGGGCTGACTGCGTGCACTGCGCCAAGTACCCCAACTGCGATGAAACAGCTGTTTATTTTGAACTGGATTCCGCTGCACAGGAAGCAGGAGAAACACATGCCCAAGGCTAA
- a CDS encoding amino acid permease has product MKNRHVQLIALGGAIGTGLFLGSAGTIQMAGPAVLLSYSLGGFIAFMIMRQLGEMMAQEPVAGSFSNLAHKYWGDFPGLLSGWNYWILYVLVGMSELSAVAVYVQYWFPTIQPWQTTAFFFLLITGVNLCHVSLFGEMEFWFASIKIVAIVSMILLGTFLLFSGQAGPDAAVSNLWAHGGFLPHGWEGVFTALAVVAFSFGGLELVGIAAAETDNPRVTIPKAINQIIYRILIFYIGALLVLLTLHPWSQLGAPVDKSHWAQAMVASPFVQIFDLIGIPSAAHVLNFVVLTAALSVYNGCVYCNSRMLYGLALQGNAPKALGTVSARGVPVYALLISSLATLICVLINYAMPGKALGLLMSLVVAALVINWAMISLTHLKFRAAMVRAGELIYFKAFWYPFTNYLCLLVMAMVLIVLVMIGEGLSVMLAPIWIAFVWVGYKLKKQSKHLPPSA; this is encoded by the coding sequence TTGAAAAACAGGCATGTACAGCTCATTGCCTTGGGCGGGGCCATTGGTACGGGGCTTTTCCTCGGCTCGGCGGGCACCATCCAGATGGCTGGCCCGGCTGTTTTGCTGAGCTATTCCCTGGGCGGTTTTATCGCCTTTATGATCATGCGCCAGCTTGGCGAAATGATGGCTCAGGAGCCTGTTGCCGGGTCGTTCAGCAACCTTGCCCATAAATACTGGGGCGATTTTCCCGGTTTGCTGTCCGGCTGGAACTACTGGATACTCTACGTGCTTGTGGGCATGTCCGAGCTGTCGGCTGTGGCGGTGTATGTGCAGTACTGGTTTCCCACTATTCAGCCCTGGCAGACGACGGCATTTTTCTTCTTGCTGATTACGGGCGTCAATCTTTGTCATGTGAGCCTGTTTGGCGAGATGGAATTCTGGTTTGCCTCCATCAAGATTGTGGCCATTGTGTCCATGATTCTTCTGGGCACTTTTTTGCTGTTCAGCGGTCAGGCCGGGCCGGATGCCGCCGTCAGCAATCTGTGGGCGCACGGCGGCTTTTTGCCCCACGGCTGGGAGGGCGTGTTTACGGCGCTTGCGGTCGTGGCCTTTTCGTTTGGCGGGCTTGAGCTTGTGGGCATCGCCGCAGCGGAGACCGACAACCCGCGCGTGACCATCCCCAAGGCTATAAACCAGATCATCTACCGTATTCTTATTTTTTACATCGGCGCGCTGCTCGTGCTGCTGACCCTGCATCCCTGGAGCCAGCTTGGCGCGCCTGTGGACAAGAGCCACTGGGCCCAGGCCATGGTGGCCAGCCCCTTTGTGCAGATTTTTGACCTTATCGGCATCCCCTCCGCCGCGCATGTGCTCAACTTTGTGGTGCTTACAGCGGCGCTTTCGGTTTACAACGGCTGCGTTTACTGCAACAGCCGCATGCTCTACGGCCTTGCGCTTCAGGGCAACGCCCCCAAGGCTCTGGGCACTGTCAGCGCGCGCGGCGTACCGGTGTACGCGCTGCTGATTTCGTCGCTGGCCACGCTGATCTGCGTGCTCATCAACTACGCCATGCCCGGCAAGGCTCTGGGCCTGCTCATGTCGCTTGTGGTGGCCGCGCTGGTCATCAACTGGGCCATGATCAGCCTGACCCACCTCAAGTTTCGCGCGGCCATGGTGCGCGCGGGGGAACTAATCTACTTCAAGGCGTTTTGGTATCCCTTTACCAACTACCTTTGCCTCCTGGTCATGGCCATGGTGCTGATCGTGCTTGTGATGATCGGCGAAGGGTTGTCGGTGATGCTGGCGCCTATCTGGATTGCCTTTGTCTGGGTGGGCTACAAGCTGAAAAAGCAGTCCAAGCACCTGCCGCCCAGCGCATAG
- a CDS encoding GDSL-type esterase/lipase family protein, with protein MPHATPAWFFFGDSLTQGVNDQLMPGGWASRLAVLANEAGLCSIPRATFYNLGARRHSTATIAARWRSELESRLIPGMEPRLVFCTGVVDMAAPGGGVAADPTRIADQFDNLLAQAASVAPTLAISPPPVTETRANTRIALLVDLQRRICQRRGIPFAQVYTLLANNPDYTNDLSDGLHPGSQGCALMAQILLAQQCVSAFMRTA; from the coding sequence ATGCCGCATGCCACACCCGCCTGGTTCTTTTTTGGAGATTCGCTGACGCAGGGCGTCAACGACCAGCTCATGCCCGGCGGCTGGGCCAGCAGGCTTGCCGTGCTGGCGAACGAGGCAGGCCTGTGCTCCATACCACGCGCCACGTTTTACAACTTGGGCGCACGGCGGCACAGTACGGCGACCATTGCCGCCCGCTGGCGGTCTGAGCTGGAAAGCAGGCTTATACCCGGCATGGAGCCGCGCCTTGTGTTTTGCACTGGCGTGGTGGACATGGCCGCCCCAGGAGGTGGCGTGGCTGCCGACCCAACGCGGATTGCCGACCAGTTTGACAATCTGCTGGCCCAGGCGGCTAGTGTCGCGCCAACTCTGGCTATCAGCCCGCCGCCAGTGACGGAAACGCGGGCAAACACGCGCATTGCGCTGCTGGTCGACCTGCAGCGGCGCATATGCCAGAGGCGCGGCATACCGTTTGCCCAGGTGTATACCCTGCTGGCAAACAACCCCGACTATACAAATGACCTGAGTGACGGGCTGCACCCTGGTTCGCAGGGATGCGCCCTGATGGCGCAAATACTTTTAGCGCAGCAATGCGTAAGTGCCTTTATGCGGACAGCGTAG
- a CDS encoding homocysteine S-methyltransferase family protein — MTFRQALGLGRPLLLDGAMGTMLQASGMPAGATPEEFCMENPDTLRGIHKAYLDAGVDLLTSCTFGGNIYKLPKSLDVFSFNRRMVEIARQAASQVGRPVFVAGNVGPTGHFAKPLGPVEPRDLIAAFATQIRGLVAGGADLIFIETQFDLAEARAAVAAARQECDLPVMVSMTFEQGVSLTGSSPAIFAETMQNMGVDVVGTNCSLGPDQMQPVVQELLTACECPVMAEPNAGLPELRDNVTVFPLGPEDFAQKTAPFAHMGARVLGGCCGTTPAHLAALAQALRGMESVDPPKVTRAGICLTNRSQMVRIAAGQPLTIIGERINPTGKKALTQELQAGLFDVAMQLADAQVDAGATVLDVNVGAPLVDETQLLPELLQRLVARLPMPFSIDSSNAEAIANALPYCPGSFLVNSISGEAGRMEMLGPLCRDFGAPFILLPLQGAHLPEKAADRIRTVESLIEKAEAMGISRRLMMVDILALAVSSSANSALQCLEMTRWCAANGLPTTLGLSNLSFGLPARELLNATFLSLAAGAGLTSCIANPSAQRLREAADALKVLCNHDAHASSFIASYSGWKPGEGSVQVRQGAGAAAKTLAEAVLNGDKENVLPLLDAELAKGSDPFILVQETLIPAITEVGARYERREYFLPQLIRAAETMQTAFAHLKPLLEASRGAEVRPVVVMATVEGDIHDIGKNIVSLLLGNHGFDVVDAGKDVPAEAIVACALKHNARIVGLSALMTTTMVRMEDTIKIVRERGLPIKVMVGGAAVTQAFADAIGADAYCADAVGAVKAAKQFV; from the coding sequence ATGACATTCCGACAAGCCCTCGGCCTTGGCAGGCCTCTTTTGCTCGACGGCGCCATGGGAACCATGCTTCAGGCCTCGGGCATGCCCGCTGGCGCGACGCCCGAAGAATTCTGCATGGAAAACCCCGACACCCTGCGCGGTATCCATAAGGCATATCTGGACGCGGGCGTCGACCTGCTGACCTCGTGCACCTTTGGCGGCAACATCTACAAGCTGCCCAAGAGTCTGGATGTTTTTTCGTTTAACCGCCGTATGGTCGAAATTGCCCGGCAAGCCGCGTCGCAGGTGGGGCGGCCTGTCTTTGTGGCGGGCAATGTGGGCCCAACCGGCCATTTTGCCAAGCCTTTGGGGCCGGTGGAGCCGCGCGACCTTATCGCCGCCTTTGCCACGCAGATTCGTGGTCTTGTGGCCGGCGGGGCAGACCTCATCTTTATTGAAACGCAGTTTGACCTGGCCGAGGCCAGAGCCGCCGTCGCCGCTGCAAGGCAGGAGTGCGACCTGCCGGTCATGGTCTCCATGACTTTTGAACAGGGCGTGAGCCTTACCGGGTCGAGCCCCGCAATTTTTGCCGAAACCATGCAGAACATGGGCGTGGATGTGGTGGGCACCAACTGCAGCCTTGGGCCGGACCAGATGCAGCCCGTGGTGCAGGAGCTGCTGACCGCCTGTGAGTGCCCCGTGATGGCCGAGCCCAACGCGGGCCTGCCCGAGCTGCGCGACAATGTAACGGTGTTTCCTCTCGGGCCGGAAGACTTTGCGCAAAAGACCGCGCCGTTTGCCCACATGGGGGCGCGCGTGCTGGGCGGCTGCTGCGGCACGACCCCCGCGCATCTGGCCGCGCTGGCGCAAGCCCTGCGCGGTATGGAAAGCGTCGACCCGCCCAAGGTGACGCGCGCGGGCATCTGCCTGACCAACCGCTCGCAGATGGTGCGCATTGCCGCAGGGCAGCCGCTGACCATTATTGGCGAGCGCATCAACCCCACCGGCAAAAAGGCCCTTACCCAGGAGCTGCAGGCCGGGCTGTTTGATGTGGCCATGCAGCTGGCCGACGCGCAGGTGGACGCAGGCGCCACTGTGCTGGACGTGAACGTGGGCGCGCCGCTGGTGGATGAAACCCAGCTGCTGCCAGAACTGCTGCAACGTCTTGTGGCGCGGCTGCCCATGCCGTTTTCCATTGATTCGTCCAATGCGGAGGCCATTGCCAACGCCCTGCCGTACTGCCCGGGTTCTTTTTTGGTCAATTCCATCAGCGGCGAGGCTGGGCGCATGGAGATGCTCGGCCCTTTGTGCCGCGATTTTGGCGCGCCCTTTATTTTGCTGCCCCTGCAGGGGGCGCATCTGCCGGAAAAGGCCGCCGATCGCATCCGCACGGTGGAAAGCCTGATCGAAAAAGCCGAAGCCATGGGTATCTCGCGGCGGCTGATGATGGTGGATATTCTGGCTCTGGCGGTCTCCTCCAGCGCCAACAGCGCGTTGCAGTGCCTTGAAATGACGCGCTGGTGCGCCGCCAACGGCCTGCCCACAACGCTTGGGCTTTCAAATCTTTCTTTTGGTCTGCCAGCCCGCGAGCTGCTCAACGCCACATTTTTGTCGCTGGCGGCGGGAGCGGGGCTTACCTCGTGCATTGCCAACCCTTCCGCGCAGCGTCTGCGCGAGGCGGCCGACGCGCTCAAGGTGCTGTGCAACCACGACGCGCACGCCTCGTCGTTTATCGCCTCCTACTCTGGCTGGAAGCCCGGCGAGGGCTCGGTGCAGGTGCGGCAGGGCGCTGGCGCGGCGGCAAAAACCCTTGCCGAGGCCGTGCTCAACGGCGACAAGGAAAACGTGCTGCCCCTGCTTGATGCCGAGCTTGCCAAAGGCTCGGACCCGTTTATCCTGGTGCAGGAAACGCTTATCCCCGCCATTACCGAGGTGGGCGCGCGCTATGAGCGGCGCGAATACTTTTTGCCCCAGCTCATCCGCGCGGCGGAAACCATGCAGACGGCCTTTGCCCACCTTAAACCACTGCTTGAAGCCAGTCGCGGGGCCGAGGTACGCCCCGTGGTGGTGATGGCCACGGTGGAGGGCGATATTCACGACATCGGCAAAAATATTGTTTCGCTCTTGCTGGGCAACCACGGTTTTGACGTGGTGGACGCGGGCAAGGACGTTCCGGCCGAGGCCATTGTTGCTTGCGCACTCAAGCATAACGCGCGTATCGTCGGCCTGTCGGCGTTGATGACGACCACCATGGTTCGTATGGAAGACACCATCAAAATCGTCAGGGAGCGCGGACTGCCCATCAAGGTTATGGTGGGCGGCGCGGCCGTTACCCAGGCTTTTGCCGACGCCATCGGCGCGGATGCATATTGCGCTGACGCCGTAGGTGCGGTAAAGGCCGCCAAGCAGTTTGTGTAG
- a CDS encoding protein-disulfide reductase DsbD family protein, with amino-acid sequence MKYDKLVATAIVFADLRWRVLRASLVALIAALFMCTGARAENLHPQLETARDGQNVIAALHIAIPAEFHAYGHEPGEAGRPTTVDLLLEGRRVLPVFYPDGAVQRDYYDPSATVNVYEGDVTFFIPLPDNAAGKPFTAELSMLLCSNRKCVPVNEEASGVIPAPAGTVGDMPWGAQWQALRHKPPVDAAAAQNGDPQDEPGSDDAASEAWAKETQTSEGAWADESAQKLPPPDGFDVRLTPRFLDDSLEISGLGKALLFGIIAGLLLNAMPCVLPVLTFKVSGLLLVGGRDAAGLRRFRQHNLCFAAGVMTLFSVLALVLGLADLMWGQLYQNQAVLMVMLLVVFLMGLSTLGVFSLPVIDLKTGASSKNPCLQAYFTGLVSTFLATPCSGPLLGGVLGWAFTQPLIIVIVVFWAVGLGMALPYILFCLWPDLARILPKPGAWMHVFERIVGFMLMGTALYLLSVLPVERHMQVLTVLLVLSLCAWLWGQYCGITAPPLRRRVMSVLGVCLLVASVFWVLRPVAPLPQWRQFTPEAFEANLGKKPMLLEFTANWCPNCKFMEATVLTDERMRKLQARYGMELVRVDLTNANAYAVRLLDALGSKSIPLTALFSAGEDANQPLVLRDVYSVRTLEQALSEAYEK; translated from the coding sequence TTGAAATATGACAAGTTGGTTGCAACGGCAATCGTCTTTGCCGACCTGCGCTGGCGTGTGCTGCGCGCAAGCCTGGTCGCGCTGATTGCCGCCCTGTTTATGTGCACCGGAGCGCGTGCGGAAAACCTGCACCCGCAGCTTGAAACAGCCCGCGACGGGCAGAATGTGATTGCGGCCCTGCACATTGCGATTCCCGCCGAGTTTCATGCCTACGGGCATGAACCAGGCGAGGCAGGCAGGCCTACCACTGTGGACCTGCTTTTGGAGGGCAGGCGCGTACTCCCTGTGTTTTACCCGGACGGGGCGGTGCAGCGGGATTATTACGACCCCTCGGCCACGGTAAACGTGTACGAAGGCGATGTGACCTTTTTTATCCCTCTGCCAGACAATGCGGCGGGCAAGCCCTTTACGGCCGAGCTGAGCATGCTTTTGTGCTCAAACCGCAAGTGCGTGCCGGTCAACGAAGAGGCGTCAGGCGTGATACCCGCCCCAGCCGGCACTGTAGGCGACATGCCCTGGGGGGCCCAGTGGCAGGCGCTGCGGCATAAACCCCCGGTTGATGCCGCAGCCGCGCAGAACGGCGACCCGCAGGACGAGCCAGGCAGCGACGATGCGGCCTCCGAGGCATGGGCTAAAGAAACGCAGACCTCCGAAGGGGCATGGGCAGATGAGAGCGCCCAAAAACTGCCGCCGCCCGACGGGTTTGACGTGCGCCTTACGCCGCGCTTTTTGGACGACTCCCTTGAAATTTCCGGCTTGGGCAAAGCCCTGCTGTTTGGCATCATTGCCGGGTTGCTGCTCAATGCCATGCCCTGCGTGCTGCCGGTGCTCACCTTCAAGGTCAGCGGCCTGCTGCTGGTGGGCGGGCGCGACGCCGCCGGGCTCAGGCGCTTCAGACAGCACAATTTGTGCTTTGCAGCGGGGGTGATGACGCTTTTCAGTGTTCTTGCCCTTGTGCTGGGGCTGGCCGACCTCATGTGGGGGCAGCTATACCAAAACCAGGCAGTGCTCATGGTAATGCTGCTGGTGGTCTTCCTTATGGGGTTGTCCACGCTTGGGGTGTTCAGCCTGCCGGTCATTGACCTCAAAACCGGGGCGAGCAGCAAAAATCCCTGTCTGCAGGCCTATTTTACCGGCCTTGTATCGACTTTTCTGGCCACTCCTTGCAGCGGCCCCCTGCTGGGCGGGGTGCTGGGCTGGGCTTTTACTCAGCCGCTGATCATTGTCATTGTGGTCTTTTGGGCTGTGGGGCTGGGCATGGCCCTTCCGTACATACTGTTTTGCCTTTGGCCCGACCTTGCGCGCATTCTGCCCAAGCCAGGCGCCTGGATGCACGTCTTTGAGCGCATTGTGGGCTTTATGCTTATGGGGACGGCTCTGTATCTGCTCTCTGTGCTGCCGGTCGAGCGGCACATGCAGGTGCTGACCGTGCTGCTGGTGCTCTCGCTGTGCGCCTGGCTGTGGGGCCAGTATTGCGGCATAACCGCGCCCCCGCTGCGGCGCAGGGTCATGAGCGTTTTGGGCGTGTGCCTTCTGGTGGCATCCGTTTTTTGGGTGCTGCGTCCGGTTGCGCCCCTGCCCCAGTGGCGTCAGTTTACGCCGGAGGCCTTTGAGGCCAACTTGGGCAAAAAGCCCATGCTGCTTGAATTTACTGCCAACTGGTGCCCCAACTGCAAATTTATGGAAGCCACCGTGCTGACAGATGAGCGCATGCGCAAACTGCAGGCACGCTATGGTATGGAACTGGTGCGCGTTGACCTTACCAATGCCAATGCATACGCAGTGCGTCTGCTCGATGCCCTGGGCAGCAAAAGCATCCCTCTCACAGCGCTTTTTTCCGCAGGTGAAGACGCCAACCAACCGCTCGTGTTGCGTGATGTGTACAGCGTCCGCACACTGGAGCAGGCCCTGAGCGAAGCGTATGAAAAATAA
- a CDS encoding TlpA family protein disulfide reductase, whose translation MKKVILALLLCLALPCSALAASSVPTLNLAGLTDMLAKNKGKVVMLNFFATWCPPCRVEIPELVNVRKKYAEKDVLIVSLSLDEDAKVVPPFVEKMKMTYPVFMADREIAKAFKISQIPHNAFYSKDGQLILSEPGMADAEMVEMVFKKLLEQK comes from the coding sequence ATGAAGAAAGTCATCCTCGCCTTGTTGCTGTGCCTGGCTTTGCCGTGCTCTGCACTGGCGGCTTCGTCTGTTCCTACCCTCAATTTGGCCGGGCTTACCGACATGCTTGCCAAAAACAAGGGCAAGGTCGTCATGCTCAATTTTTTCGCCACATGGTGCCCTCCGTGCCGCGTTGAAATTCCCGAGCTTGTGAACGTGCGCAAAAAATATGCGGAGAAGGACGTCCTTATCGTGAGCCTTTCGCTTGACGAAGACGCCAAGGTTGTGCCCCCCTTTGTGGAAAAGATGAAGATGACCTACCCCGTCTTTATGGCCGACCGCGAGATCGCCAAGGCGTTCAAAATTTCGCAGATTCCGCACAATGCCTTTTACAGCAAGGACGGGCAGCTCATACTCTCCGAGCCTGGCATGGCCGATGCTGAAATGGTCGAAATGGTCTTTAAAAAGTTGCTGGAACAGAAATAA
- a CDS encoding chemotaxis protein CheW yields the protein MDLSQKKQEDELLQLVTFSIGEEEFGVNILKVQEIIRTMEITKVPRAPEFVEGVINLRGKVIPIIDLRRRFGLAPKGHDKNTRIIVIEINNIIVGFVVDAVSEVLRIPASTVEPPPPVVAGVDSDYISGVGKLQDRLLIMLDLDKLLSGDDMELLTTV from the coding sequence ATGGATCTGAGTCAGAAAAAACAGGAAGACGAACTTCTGCAACTGGTGACGTTCAGCATCGGTGAAGAAGAGTTCGGGGTGAATATCCTGAAGGTTCAGGAAATTATCCGCACCATGGAAATTACCAAGGTGCCCCGCGCTCCGGAATTTGTGGAAGGCGTCATCAATCTGCGCGGCAAGGTGATCCCGATCATTGATCTGCGTCGGCGCTTTGGTCTTGCCCCCAAGGGGCACGACAAAAACACGCGGATTATTGTCATTGAAATCAACAATATTATCGTGGGCTTTGTTGTGGATGCCGTTTCCGAGGTGCTGCGCATACCCGCGAGCACGGTCGAACCGCCGCCGCCAGTCGTGGCCGGGGTGGACTCGGACTACATCAGCGGCGTGGGCAAGTTGCAGGATCGCCTGCTTATCATGCTTGACCTTGATAAGCTGCTTTCTGGCGACGACATGGAGCTGTTGACGACCGTCTAG
- a CDS encoding sigma-70 family RNA polymerase sigma factor → MKKDSPIVPPRTRRAKSPAKSEISAPEVEILDAPKADKRTAVGTGSSRVAAAAPRPRSGEKKSASRNILDVEASDVTETTVDSPVEDQDDEALADSATDVDLDLDPVDHEFDPLAIEEDSQNDLPAPSTPRLPAVGPRDSLHLYLREVSRFPLLKPDEEHELALRVRDHNDPDAAFRLVSSHLRLVVRIAMDFQRRWMQNVLDLVQEGNVGLMRAVNKFDPDKGIKFSYYASFWIKAYILKFIMDNWRMVKIGTTQVQRKLFYNLNRERQKLMVQGFDPDAAMLSERLGVTEDQINEMDQRLASTDMSLNVPVGEDAGGATRMDFLPALGPGIEDTLASNEIAGLVRSRLKTILPKLNEKELYILQNRLLTDEPVTLREIGERYNVTRERVRQLEARLLEKIRQHLAVDIKDFSDTWIQS, encoded by the coding sequence ATGAAAAAAGACAGTCCGATAGTTCCCCCACGCACGAGACGTGCCAAATCCCCGGCGAAGTCTGAAATTTCCGCGCCAGAGGTGGAAATTCTGGATGCTCCCAAGGCGGACAAACGTACCGCCGTGGGCACGGGAAGCTCTCGCGTCGCGGCTGCAGCTCCCCGACCCCGGTCTGGTGAAAAAAAATCTGCGTCCCGCAATATTCTTGATGTCGAAGCCTCCGACGTAACGGAAACAACCGTCGATTCGCCGGTGGAAGATCAGGACGACGAGGCGCTGGCCGATTCCGCCACGGATGTCGATCTTGACCTTGACCCCGTCGACCATGAGTTTGACCCGCTCGCGATTGAAGAGGACAGCCAGAACGACCTGCCTGCGCCCTCCACTCCCCGCCTGCCCGCCGTTGGCCCGCGCGACAGCCTGCACCTCTACCTGCGCGAAGTGAGCCGCTTTCCCCTGCTCAAACCCGACGAGGAGCATGAGCTTGCCCTGCGCGTGCGCGACCACAACGACCCCGACGCCGCCTTCAGGCTGGTGTCGTCGCATCTGCGCCTTGTGGTGCGCATCGCCATGGACTTTCAGCGCCGCTGGATGCAGAACGTGCTCGACCTTGTGCAGGAGGGCAACGTGGGGCTCATGCGCGCGGTAAACAAGTTTGATCCCGACAAGGGCATCAAGTTTTCGTATTACGCCTCGTTCTGGATCAAGGCCTATATTCTCAAGTTCATCATGGACAACTGGCGCATGGTCAAGATCGGCACCACCCAGGTGCAGCGCAAGCTGTTCTACAACCTCAACCGCGAACGTCAAAAGCTCATGGTACAGGGTTTTGACCCTGATGCGGCCATGCTTTCCGAGCGGCTGGGCGTTACCGAAGACCAGATCAACGAGATGGACCAGCGCCTCGCCTCCACCGACATGTCGCTCAACGTGCCCGTGGGCGAGGATGCGGGCGGGGCCACCCGCATGGATTTTTTGCCCGCTCTCGGCCCCGGCATAGAAGACACGCTTGCCAGCAACGAGATCGCCGGTCTTGTGCGCAGCCGCCTCAAGACCATACTGCCCAAACTGAACGAAAAAGAGCTGTATATTCTGCAAAACCGCCTGCTCACGGACGAGCCGGTAACCTTGCGCGAGATAGGCGAACGGTATAACGTCACGCGGGAACGCGTCCGCCAGCTTGAGGCAAGACTGCTGGAAAAAATCCGGCAGCATCTTGCTGTGGACATCAAGGACTTTTCAGACACATGGATACAATCCTGA